TCGAACTGCTCAACCGCGACTTCGGGCCGAAGATTGTCGAACGGGAATTGCCGCCGTTCTTCTGGATGATCCACAGCTTCTTCATGTTTGCCGGCTGTGTCCTGCTGGTCGCCGGACTCTATGCCGCACTGCATGGCTACACGGGCATCGTGGCTGGTCGGGCGACCGCCTGGATCGTGGGCGCCTGTTTCGCACTGCTCGGCTTCGCCTCGATGGGGACCGTCTGGGCGATGAAGGAATACTTCCAGACCGTGGAATTCGCCACGCCTGACACCGACGCCGAAAGGGAATCGCTCGAACACGAATTGCATCGGGTGGAACAGGCAATCGACCGCATCCTCCGCCGTGACGCCGCACAACAACTGCCGCCGTCACCGCCAGTGCAACCGGGGCCAGTGTCTGCGGCTACCGCTCAGCCTGTTCCCCCACCTGCGCCGCTGAGTGATGAAGAAATCATCCGACGCATTCGTCAACAGTTGACGGAGCTCGATCAGCACGAGCCGATCGGCCGCAAGATTGACGATTTGCGTCTGCGACTGAGCAGTCTGCGGCAGTCGCTGCAGGAACAGCAGCGGAACCTGGGCCGTGCCCGTCGTGACTGGACCGAAACGCTCCGCCGCATCGGACTCGCGGAAACGCTCAAGGTCTCGCAGGCGTTCGAGCAATGCCAGGTCATCACCGATGCCAAGCAGTTGCTGCGCGAGCAGGATTCTCGCAACGAGAAGGAAATCTATCAGCGTCAGGAACTGGACGCCTACTATCGGCAGATTCGGGAGCTGTCGACGAAACTCGAAGCTCATGACTTCCGCTTGAACGATCCTTATACGGCGCTCGCCGAATGGGACCGGGAACTCAAGCTGCAGGGAGAACGCCGACGCGAACGGACCCGACTGCGACAGACCGCCAAGGAAAAACGCCAGGAAGCCGCACAGCTCGTCGAGCGGATCGAACACATGCGTCGCGACCGGACGACGCTCCTCAAGCGGCTGGGTGTCGATGGACGGGACGAGATCATCCTCAAACTGGCCGCGATTGATGAACGCAACACGCTCGAACATCAGCTCAAGACGCTGACTCAGGAAATCCAGCAGTTGGCCGAAGCTGAACCGGAACTGGCCGTCGTTGAAGAGGATCTCATCAGCTACGACGAAACCCAGAACTTCGCCGCAATCGAACGCCTGCGAAACGAGATCGCGCAGTGCGAGGCATCAGTTCGCGGATCTCAGGATGGCATGGGACTGGTGAAACGCCAGCTCCGCGAGATCGAAGATGACCGCACCCTGAGTTCTCTGCGATTCGATCGCGAACAGGTGCTTCACTCGCTGCGCGAAGCGACCGAGAAATGGGCAGCCGTGAAACTGGCCGATCAAGTGCTCAATCATCTGCGGCATCGCATCGAACAGGAACGGCAGCCCCGCACTCTCCAGGACGCCTCTGATTACTTGCAGCGTTTCACCTGCGGAAAGTACACCCGCATCTGGACCCGGCTTGGGGAAAAGGCGCTGCTGGTCGACGACGAAAAAGGTCAGGCCTTCCGCGTCGAACAACTCAGCTCGGGTACCCGCGAACAGGTGTTCCTGTCCGTGCGTCTGGCGATGATCCGCGACTTTTCACGACAGGGGATCGAGCTGCCGATGGTCCTCGACGACGTGACGGTGAACTTCGACCAGACCCGAACGGAAGCGGCGGCCCGCACCTTGATGGAAGTCGCCGATCAGGGACAGCAGATCCTGCTGCTGACCTGTCATTTGCACTTTGCCCAGATCTTCCAGCAGAGAGGGCACGAACCGATCTGGCTTCCCGCCCTCCGTGCGGAGGCAGCGGTCGGTTGAAGGAAATCCATCGAGAGCGTCGCGGCTGAAGATCCTTCAGACAGAAACTTCTCGACGGTTGAAAGCGGTCATGACCAGCGAGCAGCAGACCGACAGCGACAGACCACCGGCGAGACGCTTGTCTCGCCGCCAGTGGCTGCTGGCGACCGTCTTGCTCCTCGCAGGCTCAAGCTGCGTCAGCACGCAGAATCAGGTGGCGCAGCTCCCGAGCCGCTACGAGATCGAATCGGGCGATCTCATCATCCGTTCGGACCTGAAGATCAAATCCGACCACCCGCTGATTGAAGAACTGCGGACGATTCAGCGGGATGTGGTGCAGACCTTGGCGCTGCCCAAGCCGCATCGCCCTGTCGTGATTCATCTCTTCAGCGACGAAGAACGTTACAGCCAGTACATGCAGGCCCGGCATCCGAATCTCCCGCCGCGCCGTGCCTTCTTCATTGGCTCGCCAACGGAGCTGGGGGTGTATGCTCACTGGAGTCCGAACGTCAACGAGGACCTGCGCCACGAATATACGCACGGCGTGCTGCATGCCTCGCTGCGAACGGTGCCCCTCTGGCTGGACGAAGGGTTGGCCGAGTACTACGAGACCGCACCCGGCTCGCCTCAGAGGATGCACCGCGAGCATACCCAGCGACTGGCGGTCGCCCTGAAGAACGGCTGGCGGCCTGACCTGGCGCGACTCGAAAAGATCGAAGAGGTCGCGCAAATGGGCCGGGCTGACTATCAGGAAGCCTGGGCCTGGGTGCATTACCTGCTCCACGATGCCCCCGGCGGGCAGGAATTGCTCGTCGAGTATTGCCGGGAACTCCGTAAGGCCGAGAAGCCGCCGCATTTCTACGATCAGGTTGCCAAGTCGTTTCCCGACGCCGATCTGCGACTGGCGTCGTACATCTCACTGTCGCTGACCGATCACGGCCGCGTCACCTGGGCATCGGGAGAAGCCCGTGTTGGCAAACCGGAAGTTCGACCAGAGTAGGGTCGCGGGGTCAGGAGCGGAGCGAATGGCCCCGACGAACGTCAAAGCGGCGTTCCAAACTCTCAAAGCTTCGCGAGTGCATGCGTGCTGCTGAAGCCATTGAATTCTAAGAGCGAGATTCGACTGCCTCGCCGAATTTCCATGGAGCGCGGGCAGGGCCATGCGCTTCGCTTCTGACTCTGGCACCCACCGGGTTCAAGCTATCATTCGATCTTCTTGAGCACCTTTTCAATCGACTGCCGCAGATCCCGCAGGCTCGTCGGTTGTTGCAGGACCACTCCCCGGGCGTGTGACGGCAACTTTTTTGCGAGCGACCGCTGTGCATCCGACAACACCGCCAGCACGGCGACCGGCTGGCCTTCTGTCAGCGACAGGGCTTGTGGGTAATCCTGCGCGATCCGCTCTCCCATCGCGTCGCCAAACAGCACGATTCCTCGGGGAGTCATTGTCTTGAGTCGTGCGAGTGCCCGATCGGCATCGGCGAGCAGCACGAGGCGATAACCCCGCTTGGAGAAATAGTCGCGGAGCACGTCCTGGCGGTTTGCCCGATGCTCGACGCACAAAATCACCTTGGCGTCAGCAGCCAGGGCCGTCGGCTCAGGTTTGGAAGTGGAGGGCTGGCCCAGTTCCTTTAAGGCCGCTTCGACATCCTGAATGACTTCAGTCGGCGTCTGATAACGTGCAGCAGGACTGGTCAGCAACAATCTGTCGACAATCCCTGCAGCACTTCTGGGCAGCGCGGCATCGATCGAAGTAACCGGCCGGATGTCGCGATAACGACTGAACTTTCTGCGTTCTTCCCGGTCTTTGGTGCGTGGATAGGGGGGCTCGCCGGTCAGTAGTTCGTAGAGAATCGTCCCCAGGAAAAACAGGTCGCTGCGGGGATCGTTTTTCGGTGCGCCAGTGTTCTTTTCGAGCGTTGAGTATTCGATCGCCTGAGCGAGTTCGGCGTTACTCCCCCGGCCTGCCGGAGCATCATCGGCAGCGAGTCCGAAATCGATCAGCTTTGCCACCCCCTGGCTGCTCATCAGCACGTTGGTGGCTTTCATGTCGCGGTGCGTCAGTCCCATCGCGAGGGCCGCTTCCAGGGCGCGGCAGATGTGCAGCGTGTATTGCAGTGCTTCGAGCGGTGCGAGCTTGCCGCGGATCTTCAGGAAGTCCTTGAGATTCCCCCCCTCCACAAACTCCATCGTGATGTAGTGGAATTTCCCGGACGAACCGACGTCGAAAATCGGCACGATGTTCGGGTGCTTCAGGCGTTTGCCGAGCTCCCCTTCGCGTCGGAACATCAGCACGGCGTCTGGATCTTTTGCCCAGCGGTCCCGCAGTACCTTGATGCCGATCATCTGGCCGTTGTCGAGCCGGGCGGCACGATACAGTCGGGCGAAACTGCCAGAGGCGTTTTGATACATCAGCTTGCAGCCGCCAATGACCAACTGCTCGGCTTCCCCCTTTTCGATCTTCCGCGCCTGGTACGAGGTGACCAGCTCGCGGCCTTCGAGCATCTGCAGAAGTTCAGCGCCGCTCGCAGAGCGGGGCAAAGCACTCCGGCAGCGACGCATTTCGGTCGGAGAGACCAGTTGCAGATCCAGCAGGCGGCCTGCCAGTTCTTCAACGGATCCCAGGACTGACAATTCGCTGGACATGGACTCGAGGCTGCTTCCGGCGGATCTGACGAAAATGTGAGAAGTCATTCTCAAAATTCGCTGCATTCAACGTGCCGAAATTGAATTTCGGCTCCGCGATGCTGCGATTTGAGTCTCCCGCACAACAAACCTGGGTCCGGTCATCCCTGGGCGGACTCGACGCCCTGTCCCTCGCCGCGAACGGCAAGCCCTGCAAGTTCAACTGGCCCACTTCAACTCTATCGTAAATTCGCAGAGCGAACGCCGCCAAATCTCGAAAATTGCCGATCGCAATCGCACACTTGCGAAATCGTTATTTTCGATGCTGCCGTCAGGCCAAAGGCAAAGCGTTTGACAACCAATCGGCAGGCTATTTTGTCAGCGGCAGGTCACTCTTGTTTTCGGCGTGCCATTCCTGGAGCGACTGCACTTGCGGAGCGGGATTCTTCGACAGGTACTCGATCGCCTGAACCATCGCATAGCAACCCGGCAGCGTCGTGACGCAGGGAACGCCGTAGCTCACCGCCGTGGCGCGAATCCGGCCTTCTTCGGTCCGGCTACCGCGGCCGCTCGGCGTGTTGAAGATGAACTGCACTTCGCCGTTTACCATGAAGTCAATCAGGTTGGGCCGGCCTTCCTGGACCTTCTTCACGGTTTCGGCATCGATGCCGGCATCGTTAAAGATCTTGGCCGTGCCCGCCGTCGAAATGATGCGGAAGCCTAACTGCCGCAATTTGCGGGCGGGCTCGATCATGGCGTTCTTGTGAGCGCCCGACATGCTGATGAACACGGTGCCGGTATGCGGGAATTCGATCCCGGCCGCGATCTGGCTCTTCGCAAAAGCGGCAGGGAAGTCGTGATCGATCCCCATCACTTCGCCGGTCGACCGCATTTCCGGGCCGAGGATGATGTCCACGCCTGAGAACCGGGCGAACGGGAACACGCTTTCCTTGACCGAAACATGCTCCGGCCAGACTTCCTTCGTGTAGCCCTGTTCGCGGAGCGACATTCCGGCCATCACCTTGGCGGCCATCGCCGCCAGCGGCATGCCGGTTGCCTTCGAGACAAACGGGCTGGTTCGCGACGCCCGCGGATTCACTTCCAGCATGTAGACGTCGTACTGCAGTTCGCCGTCCAGTTCGGTTTTCTTGACCGCGAACTGAATGTTCATCAGCCCCAGCACCTGCAGCTCTCGGGCGAGAGCATAGGTCGCCTGTTTGATCTCATCGATCACGCTCTGCGGCAACGAATAGGGGGGCAGGGCACAGGCCGAGTCGCCGCTGTGAACGCCGGCTTCTTCGATGTGTTCCATGACGCCGCCGACGAGCGTCGTCTGCCCGTCGCTAATGGCGTCGACGTCGACTTCGATGGCGTCTTCCAGAAACTTGTCGATCAACACCGGATGATCCGGCGAGGCATCGACCGCTTCGGTCATGTACCTGGTGAGTTGCAATTCGTCGTGGCAGATTTCCATCGCGCGGCCGCCAAGCACATAGCTCGGACGCACCAGCACCGGGTAACCGATTCTGGCGGCGCTGGCGCGTGCGCCTTCGCTATCGGTGGCGATCCCGTTGGGGGGCTGACGGAGATGGAGTTTTTCGAGAATCGCCTGGAAACGTTCGCGGTCTTCCGCCGCGTCGATCATGTCCGGGCTGGTCCCGATGATCGGAACGCCAGCCGCTTCCAGTCCCCGTGCCAGATTCAACGGAGTTTGTCCGCCAAACTGCACGATCACGCCGTCGGGATCGATGCGGTCGCAGATGTTGAGGACATCTTCCGTCGTCAACGGTTCGAAGAACAGCAAGTCGGATGTGTCGTAGTCGGTCGAGACCGTTTCCGGGTTCGAGTTCACCATCACGCTTTCGATGCCCAGCTCGCGCATCGCCATCGAGGCATGGCAGCAGCAGTAATCGAACTCGATCCCCTGGCCGATCCGGTTCGGACCGCCCCCGAGAATCATGATCCGCTTGCGGTCGCCCGGCGGCGGCGTTTCGTCTTCCGATTCATAGGTGCTGTAGTAGTAAGGCGTATAGGCCTCGAACTCGGCGGCACACGTATCCACCTGTTTGAAGACGGCAACGATGCCGAGGTTCTTGCGGTACGCGCGAACGTCCATCTCTGTCGACTGCCACCACCCGGCGAGCTGCTTGTCGGAGAAGCCGTTGCGTTTGGCTTTCCACAGCAGGTCGTAGCTGACGTCCTGCAAGCGGCGGACGGTGCGAATCTCTTCCTCAATGAGGATGAGGTCGCGAATCTGCCGCAGGAACCAGAAGTCGATGCCGGTCAGCGAATTGATTTCTTCCAGCGAGAAGCCCGCCTTGACGGCATAGCGCAGGAAGAACATCCGCTCTGCATTGGGAATCGAGAGCTTGCTGCGGATTTCTTCAGTGGCCGGCCGTTTGTCAGACCGCCACAAATCTTTCTTGCCGCCTCCCAGTCCGAAGTGACCAATTTCCAGACCGCGAATCGCCTTCTGCAGCGACTCCCGGAACGTGCGGCCAATCGCCATCGTCTCGCCGACCGACTTCATCTGCACGGTCAGTGTGGGGTCAGCGTCGGGAAACTTCTCAAAGGTCCACCGCGGAAACTTCGTGACGACGTAGTCGATCGTCGGCTCGAAGCAGGCGAGCGTTTCTCGGGTGATGTCGTTGGGAATCTCGTCGAGGCGATAACCGACCGCCAGCTTGGCGGCGATTTTGGCGATCGGGAATCCGGTCGCTTTCGAGGCCAGTGCGCTGGAGCGGCTGACGCGGGGATTCATCTCGATGACGACCATGCGGCCGTCTTTCGGATTGACCGCGAACTGCACGTTCGAACCGCCCGTCTCGACTCCGATTTCCCGGATGCACGCGAACGTCGCATCCCGCATCCGCTGATATTCTTTGTCGGTCAGCGTCTGAATCGGAGCCACCGTGATCGAGTCGCCGGTGTGCACGCCCATCGGGTCGAAGTTTTCGATGGAGCAGACGATCACGCAGTTGTCTGCGCAATCCCGCATCACTTCCATCTCGAACTCTTTCCAGCCCAGGACCGACTCTTCGAGCAGCACTTCGCTGATGGGAGACAATTTGAGTCCGTTCCGCACCCGTTCTTCGAACTCTTCTTTGTTGTAGGCGATGCCCCCCCCTTGTCCGCCGAGCGTGTAACTCGGGCGAATAATGATCGGCAGGCCGATCTGTCGCACCGCCGTGCGGGCATCCTGCATATTGCGGACGACCATCGAGCGCGGAACGTCGAGTCCGATCTTGATCATCGCCTGCTTGAACGATTCGCGGCCTTCCGCCTTGGCGATCACGTCTGCCCGCGCGCCAATCATCTCGATCCCAAGCTGCCTCAGAATCCCACGGCGATCCAGATCCATGGCCGTGTTCAGCGCCGTCTGGCCTCCGAGAGTGGGCAGCAGGGCATCCGGCTTTTCTTTCTCGAGGATCTTCTGGACATACTGCCAGGTGATCGGCTCGATGTACGTCCGATCCGCGGTCTGCGGATCGGTCATGATGGTCGCCGGGTTCGAATTCACCAGGACGACTTCATAGCCCTCATCGCGGAGGGCTTTGCAGGCCTGAGTCCCGGAATAGTCGAATTCACACGCCTGACCAATCACAATCGGTCCTGCGCCAATAATCAAGATTTTGCGGATATCGTCTCGTCGTGGCACTGTCGCGCAAGTCCTTCCTGAGACTCGTCATCAATCGCCGCCACTGGACAGACCCCTCCCTGGGAACGGGTCTTGCCTTGTGGACCAGGGGCGCGATTGATCCCCCTCACCAAGTGCACCGGCACGGCGCAAAATTTCTCCAAAGCTATCAATCTGAGCGGTCGATTCAAGCGAGTGCCGCCTGAATTGCCCTGCGGAACATCTCGGTCGGCGTAATCTTCAGGGAATTCGACCGTTGCCCAGATCACATCCACGCCAGCCCATGTGGGACGCTACCTCCTCACCCCATTTGCCCGGCTCGTTTTTACCTGTTCTACTACAGCACACAGGTTTCGGTTCGAACAGGAGAATGGTGATATGGTTCGCACGGCGTCCACAATGCTGCCGCTGGGAAGTACGGCTCCCGATTTTTCGCTTCCCAACGTCGACGGCAAAACCGTCTCGCTCGCTGATTTTCACGGTCGCCCGCTGCTCGTCATTTTCATGTGCAACCATTGTCCGTACGTCAAACACCTGCGTTCGGCCCTCGCCGCGTTCGGGAAAGAGTATCTGCCTAAAGGTTTGGCCGTCGTCGGGATCAGTTCCAACGACGCCGATGCCTACCCGCAAGACGGTCCTGACCTGATGAAAGCCGAAGCGAAAGAGGCCGGTTACACGTTCCCGTACCTGTTCGACGCCACGCAATCGGTCGCCCAGGCGTACCGCGCCGCCTGCACGCCGGACTTTTTCCTGTTCGATAAGAACAACAAGCTGGTCTATCGCGGCCAGTTCGACGACAGCCGCCCCAAGACCGAAATTCCCATCACTGGCGCGGACCTGCGGGCAGCGGCCGACGCCGTCCTCGCCGGTGCTCCGGTCACTGAACGCCAACTCCCGAGCATCGGCTGCAACATCAAATGGAAGCCGGCCAACGAGCCGGACTACTTCACCGGCTTGGCGGCAGGGAGTTGAGCGTTGAGGGCTGAGTGTTGAGTGTGAAGAGGCACGGATGATTGGCTTTGATTCGCGTTGCTTGCGATTCGAAGTTTTGTTTCTGCGCAATTTTCACCCTCATCCCTGTCCCCTGTCCCCTGTCCCCTGTCCCCTTCTCGCTGCTAGAATGCAGGCGTGAATTACTTTGCCCATGCGATTCGTTTTCTTGACCGACCCTGGTTCGTGGCAGGTCTGGCGGTGCCGGACTGGCTGAATGTGGTCGATCGTCGCTGTCGTGTTCGCCGCCGTACGGTGATTGCGGCGCTTCCGGAACTGACCGGAGAAGATCTGGATGTGGCCTATGGCATCCTCCAGCATCTGGATGACGACCAGTGGTTTCACAGCACGCCCGGCTTTTTCGAAGTCAGCAACCAACTTTCTCGTGCGTTTCGCGCCAATCTTGGGCCTGATGAAGCCTGGCATTGCGGGTTTTTGGGGCACATTGTGCTCGAGTTGCTGATCGACGCCACGCTGATTGCCGACGATGCCGACCTATTACAGCGGTACTATGAGGGGTTTGGCGAAGTCGACGCGGATCGAGTCGGCAGAGTCGTCACTGCCTTGGCGACACAACCGCCGGTCACGCTGCCCTTGCTGATTCCCCGTTTTGTCGACGAACGGTTTCTGGCTGACTATGTCGACAATGATTTGCTGCTGAAACGCCTGAATCAGGTGATGCGCCGGGTCAATCTCGCTCCGCTGCCGCCCTCGTTCAAAGAGGCTCTGGAACAGGCCAGGGGAGTGGTCCGGCAACGCATGCCCGATTTGCTTCCGGCCGAGCGGTTTGTCTTGAACTCGGCCGTCTCGGTCGAGAATCTGCCGGACGCCGGCAGTCAGAACCCTTAGATTGCATCAATATCCGCATGGAACGCAGGATTGCAGGTTGTGTTGAGATTGGCCCCAACGGGGCTGGACTCGACAGCCCAGGCCGATCAAGGCCTGGGGCGACAAGTCGGGCGAAAACGCACAGGCCTGAAAGGCCGGGACTCTTCTTTGGTCATGGAAATCACTGCCTGGGAAGACGCGGGTGACGGCCCGTTGGTCCTTGGATTGACTTCCTCAGTCCGTTTCCCAGGCCTTCAGCCTGGTCTTTCGAGTCGCGTGCCGTTGGCCCAGAGCCTTTCCCGCCAGTCCCTCCGGACAATGCGGAGTGCATGCGCTCTCATGTCGGGGAAAAAACGGCGACTTTTCTGGCGAAAGTTCTTTTGGGCACTCTGGTTGTCGGCTCGTCCCGAAACTTGACCAGTTTTCGGCATCGCCTTTATACTCCCCGGTTGATGCCGACGGCGGCGGCCTGCGACAGGCCGGTGCTTTTGGCAGCGACAACGCATCGGGCTTGTCGGCGAAATCCGTAAGGATCGTCGGCAGGATTTCGAAAGGGCGCCGCAGGCGTCGGCCTGGCTGGCTTCACTCACGGATGTCGTGAACCGCATATTTACTATGTTCGCTTTCTGACTGGATTTCGCGGGCGCTCCGTGGCGCTCCCGTCCCCGACAGGCAGCGTTCACAAATGGCCGGAACAGGCCGCAGGCAGTCCCCGCGATGACAGGTACCCCCCCCTCGACCAGTTCCAACGACCACTATCACCATGCTCCGGAACAGACGGAGCTGGAGAAGGCGCTCAATAAAGGGCTGACGAAAGCTGAGCCCTATTCCAACCAGCTGCTGATGGCCTTCATTGCCGTCGCCGTGATTCTGGTCGGAGGGATCTTCTGGTATCGCAGCACCGGCGCTCGCCAGACTGCTGGTTGGGACGAATTCGCCGTTTGTCGCGCTCCTGACGATTACCTGGCACTGGCCGACAAGTATCCCAACCTCCCGGTCGGAGAATGGTCGCGTCTGCAGGCAGGTCGTCAGTTCCTCGCGGAAGGACTGGGACAGGCCCTGACGAACCGCGCTTCTAGCGATGAACGACTCAACAAGGCCCTCGGCTGCTATGAGCAGTTGGTCAAGTTGAACGGCCAGCCGAACCTGCGGGAAGAAGCCCTTTACGGACTCGCCACTTGCCGCGAGGCATTGTCCGACGGCGACGACAAGCCTGCCATCGAAGCCTACGAACAGCTGCTGAATGAATTCCCCGATTCCCAGCATCGCCTGTGGGCACAGGAACGGGTCAACGCCTTGAAGACCAAAACCGCCGAAGGCTTCTACGCCTGGTTCCGCAAACAGAACCCGAAACCGGCCGACCGTCCCAAGCCCCAGGACATCCCGTCGACCCCGCCGGAAGACGGCTTCTCTGATCTCAAGCTGCCGACCGGCACGCCTGAAAAGATCGAAGCGCCTGCGAAACCGCCGACGGATATGAGCATCGAAATACCGAAGCCGATGGGCGATGCACCGAAGGACTTCCCGCCCGGCACCACGGCTCCGCCAGCGGCCCCCGCGACTCCGGCACTGCCAGTTCCGGATGCTGCTCCAGCACCGAAGTCGGAAGCTCCAGCCACACCTGCCACGGAATCCAAACCGGCCGAGCAGCCCGCAAAGTGACGCGACCACGCGAAAGCGGTCATTCAGCTCCCCTCGCCCCTGTACTCAGGGGAGAGGGGCCGGGGGGTGAGGGGCGAACGGTCATTCAATGTGCCATTGTCATGGGACATTTCTTGAATACAGGTCGATTTCAAAGACCGCTCCTCAAATGATGATAGCTGGCTCATCCATGAGCGAAGAACTCTCACCTGAGTCGCAGTCGCTCACGGTCGAAGCCCGCGGGCATGGCTGGCGGGTGGATCATTATCTCACTCGCATTTTTCCCAACCACAGCCGCGGCTTGTTTCAAAGGGCGATCGAACAGCAGGGCGTCCTGGTGAACGGCTTGCCTGTGAAAGCCTCGCGGCGATTACGGGTGAACGACCGGATTTCGGTCTCGCTTCCCAAAGAGGCCGACAGCAGCATCGCGGCCGAAGACCTGTCGATCGAGGTCTTGTTCGAAGACGACCATCTCGCCGTCATCAACAAGCCGGCCAACATGGTGACGCACCCCGGCAAGGCGAACTACACCGGCACGCTGGCCGCGGCGGTGCAGTTTCATTTTGACCGGTTGAGCGACATGGCGGGTCAACTGCGGCCTGGGATTGTGCATCGTCTCGACCGCGATACCACCGGCGTGATTATCATTGCCAAAGACAATCAGGTGCATCATCGCCTGACCAAGCAGTTCGAACTGCGGGAGGTCGAAAAAGAATATCGCGCCATCGTCCGGGGCGTTCTCGACCGCGAGTCGGACTACATTCGCACGCATGTGAAAGTGCATCCCAAAGCTCACGAGAAGATGATTGTCTGCGCTCCCGAAGAGAAGTCGCGCGAAGCGGTGACGATGTATCACGTCCTCACCCGCTTTCGCGGTTTTACTGAAGTGCAATTGCTGCCAGAGAC
This genomic stretch from Planctomicrobium piriforme harbors:
- a CDS encoding AAA family ATPase — protein: MQLREIEIDRFGIWQDVTLPFNERGITVLYGPNEAGKSTLLRFIRGVLYGFLPHDERTFGPDAHPVECSGTLRLQHMGKEYRLRRTSQPGTRGRLEINGRIVREDDPLLKTIVSDTREAMFQNIFAIGLPELQQLATLSGDEIAQHIYGLSLGPEGDQLFRAQAGFAEDERRMINPAAKEGELFSHANRLAQIDKELARHAPATEKHNKLQLQLRKSEDEIAAVQARHADAEHELRGRLFLSRVWGPWKKERELRKQFNKLPKGDVDREILNRFDQTELELSEVDEKRQSLIAEAKQLQTDAEAIPSRPELEEHACAIQNLFEKSRTMQALDQTLTGIKTGYDQTQHNVNEMLGKLEGRWDLRRLEQTDLGPAVYQRLWTQAGNYRQAIRARARHIQRYKRGTAALRALRAEWKTHTKDLGKLTIADARKVLQKRLHEMEELRGLKVRRDHLRKALELLNRDFGPKIVERELPPFFWMIHSFFMFAGCVLLVAGLYAALHGYTGIVAGRATAWIVGACFALLGFASMGTVWAMKEYFQTVEFATPDTDAERESLEHELHRVEQAIDRILRRDAAQQLPPSPPVQPGPVSAATAQPVPPPAPLSDEEIIRRIRQQLTELDQHEPIGRKIDDLRLRLSSLRQSLQEQQRNLGRARRDWTETLRRIGLAETLKVSQAFEQCQVITDAKQLLREQDSRNEKEIYQRQELDAYYRQIRELSTKLEAHDFRLNDPYTALAEWDRELKLQGERRRERTRLRQTAKEKRQEAAQLVERIEHMRRDRTTLLKRLGVDGRDEIILKLAAIDERNTLEHQLKTLTQEIQQLAEAEPELAVVEEDLISYDETQNFAAIERLRNEIAQCEASVRGSQDGMGLVKRQLREIEDDRTLSSLRFDREQVLHSLREATEKWAAVKLADQVLNHLRHRIEQERQPRTLQDASDYLQRFTCGKYTRIWTRLGEKALLVDDEKGQAFRVEQLSSGTREQVFLSVRLAMIRDFSRQGIELPMVLDDVTVNFDQTRTEAAARTLMEVADQGQQILLLTCHLHFAQIFQQRGHEPIWLPALRAEAAVG
- a CDS encoding serine/threonine protein kinase, with translation MSSELSVLGSVEELAGRLLDLQLVSPTEMRRCRSALPRSASGAELLQMLEGRELVTSYQARKIEKGEAEQLVIGGCKLMYQNASGSFARLYRAARLDNGQMIGIKVLRDRWAKDPDAVLMFRREGELGKRLKHPNIVPIFDVGSSGKFHYITMEFVEGGNLKDFLKIRGKLAPLEALQYTLHICRALEAALAMGLTHRDMKATNVLMSSQGVAKLIDFGLAADDAPAGRGSNAELAQAIEYSTLEKNTGAPKNDPRSDLFFLGTILYELLTGEPPYPRTKDREERRKFSRYRDIRPVTSIDAALPRSAAGIVDRLLLTSPAARYQTPTEVIQDVEAALKELGQPSTSKPEPTALAADAKVILCVEHRANRQDVLRDYFSKRGYRLVLLADADRALARLKTMTPRGIVLFGDAMGERIAQDYPQALSLTEGQPVAVLAVLSDAQRSLAKKLPSHARGVVLQQPTSLRDLRQSIEKVLKKIE
- the carB gene encoding carbamoyl-phosphate synthase large subunit, whose protein sequence is MPRRDDIRKILIIGAGPIVIGQACEFDYSGTQACKALRDEGYEVVLVNSNPATIMTDPQTADRTYIEPITWQYVQKILEKEKPDALLPTLGGQTALNTAMDLDRRGILRQLGIEMIGARADVIAKAEGRESFKQAMIKIGLDVPRSMVVRNMQDARTAVRQIGLPIIIRPSYTLGGQGGGIAYNKEEFEERVRNGLKLSPISEVLLEESVLGWKEFEMEVMRDCADNCVIVCSIENFDPMGVHTGDSITVAPIQTLTDKEYQRMRDATFACIREIGVETGGSNVQFAVNPKDGRMVVIEMNPRVSRSSALASKATGFPIAKIAAKLAVGYRLDEIPNDITRETLACFEPTIDYVVTKFPRWTFEKFPDADPTLTVQMKSVGETMAIGRTFRESLQKAIRGLEIGHFGLGGGKKDLWRSDKRPATEEIRSKLSIPNAERMFFLRYAVKAGFSLEEINSLTGIDFWFLRQIRDLILIEEEIRTVRRLQDVSYDLLWKAKRNGFSDKQLAGWWQSTEMDVRAYRKNLGIVAVFKQVDTCAAEFEAYTPYYYSTYESEDETPPPGDRKRIMILGGGPNRIGQGIEFDYCCCHASMAMRELGIESVMVNSNPETVSTDYDTSDLLFFEPLTTEDVLNICDRIDPDGVIVQFGGQTPLNLARGLEAAGVPIIGTSPDMIDAAEDRERFQAILEKLHLRQPPNGIATDSEGARASAARIGYPVLVRPSYVLGGRAMEICHDELQLTRYMTEAVDASPDHPVLIDKFLEDAIEVDVDAISDGQTTLVGGVMEHIEEAGVHSGDSACALPPYSLPQSVIDEIKQATYALARELQVLGLMNIQFAVKKTELDGELQYDVYMLEVNPRASRTSPFVSKATGMPLAAMAAKVMAGMSLREQGYTKEVWPEHVSVKESVFPFARFSGVDIILGPEMRSTGEVMGIDHDFPAAFAKSQIAAGIEFPHTGTVFISMSGAHKNAMIEPARKLRQLGFRIISTAGTAKIFNDAGIDAETVKKVQEGRPNLIDFMVNGEVQFIFNTPSGRGSRTEEGRIRATAVSYGVPCVTTLPGCYAMVQAIEYLSKNPAPQVQSLQEWHAENKSDLPLTK
- a CDS encoding thioredoxin family protein; translated protein: MVRTASTMLPLGSTAPDFSLPNVDGKTVSLADFHGRPLLVIFMCNHCPYVKHLRSALAAFGKEYLPKGLAVVGISSNDADAYPQDGPDLMKAEAKEAGYTFPYLFDATQSVAQAYRAACTPDFFLFDKNNKLVYRGQFDDSRPKTEIPITGADLRAAADAVLAGAPVTERQLPSIGCNIKWKPANEPDYFTGLAAGS
- a CDS encoding tetratricopeptide repeat protein, producing MTGTPPSTSSNDHYHHAPEQTELEKALNKGLTKAEPYSNQLLMAFIAVAVILVGGIFWYRSTGARQTAGWDEFAVCRAPDDYLALADKYPNLPVGEWSRLQAGRQFLAEGLGQALTNRASSDERLNKALGCYEQLVKLNGQPNLREEALYGLATCREALSDGDDKPAIEAYEQLLNEFPDSQHRLWAQERVNALKTKTAEGFYAWFRKQNPKPADRPKPQDIPSTPPEDGFSDLKLPTGTPEKIEAPAKPPTDMSIEIPKPMGDAPKDFPPGTTAPPAAPATPALPVPDAAPAPKSEAPATPATESKPAEQPAK